The genome window ACATGCCGTTTGAGCAGCGGGTCATAGCCGCGATAGACTTCACCCATGCCGCCTTTGCCGAGAAACTTGATGAGCAGAAAGGGGCCCAGTGTTCGGGGAACGGTCTGTTTTGTTTCGCAATACGGACAGGCAACGACGGAGAAGGGGGGGGCCGATGAAACATCCAGAGGTTCAGCACAATTGAAGCAAACCAGTGTATCCACTTTTTCGCCAATCGTCCCCGACTGGATTGCCGTGTTCATCAGAAATCCTCGTTCCATGTGTCGTCAGTGTAATCATCGTCCAGACCGTCCACATGCACGGTTCCGCTGGGTAGAAGCTGCATCTCGGGGTTGCCGGTTGGACGTTCCATCGGATCTGTCGCCAGCCATTGACCGTCAGCAGAAAAAACAACACGCGTATAGGTTGTGGGAGTAGATTGATAGAGCGTGTGGACAGTGGCGTCATCATCGATGATCATCTGTGGAGCAAAAAGAGATAAAAATGGACCCAGTTCAGTGACCGTATAGCAGTAGGTATCATCCTCAATGCGCATGAAGGCGGTGGCCCCATGTCTGCGGTGCAGCATAACCAACGAATGAATGAGCCATCGACCGGTGCCGTCGTCCGTTATGCGTTTTGCCATGACACTTCCGTTGCAGACTTCAAAAAATATCTTTTCTGTTTTAAACGTGGTGTCTTTCCAGTCAAGTCGGGCATGTACGCTGTAGATTCCGCTGTTCCGCAGGTCATAGTACGCTGTTATATTGATTTTGTTCGCTGTTCTGCTCCGTCCATCAATCACGAAGTCGGTAAAATCAGGCGAATGTAAGGTCTGTACTACGTAGCCGGAATAATCTCTGATTTCAAAATATAAACGGGCGTTTTGATCTGCACCTCCCAAAACGATCGGACGTGCTGATAAATTTCTAATGGAAACGGTAACGACCACCGGTTGGTATACCAGATAGCGTGCATGAGGCAGTGTACAAGATATTTCAACCTGTGCATAAGTTCGGTGGACTGCGGCACAGAGAACAAATAGAAACACTGTGAGAGGCAGTACCCATTGCCGCATGCCGGCGTTCATGCATTTGTTATTCAAAAGACTGATCCTTGATAAAATACCTTAAGTGTCCAGTTAATCTAGATTTATTTGCCCAGAGCCAGTCGTTGAGCCAGTCGTTCCGGTAATCCATTACGACGTATTTTTTCCTGTGTTTTTTCAATATCATACGCAAGACGCCGACATTCCACTGTTTTGAAATCTGAATCGTAAATTACATAAGCCGACCGTGGATCGCCATCGCGTGGCTGTCCGACACTGCCCACATTAATGAAATACTTGCATCCCGGTTCTACTCTGAATTTTTCATATCGCATCAATGTAACCTCAACGCGTTTTTCGAAGCACATGGGGACATGTGTGTGGCCGTAAAAACAAATTTGTGTCGTCTGATAGGCGAAACTTGATTCCGCATCCAGCCGATCAAAAACGTATCCCCAGGAAGAGGGCGTATCCAGTGTACTGTGAACGATCGTGAAAATATTCTCCGACTTATAGAGCGGCAACTCACGCAGATAGTCCCGCTCCTCTTCAGTAAGGATTTGACGGGTCCAGTCGACGACCTCCGCGGCCAGAGGATGAAAGTTCTTTAAATTCATATTAAACGAGCAGTAATGATCGTGATTGCCACGCACGGTGATTGTGCCAATGTCACGAATCAGTGCCAAACATTCCGAGGGATTCGCGTTATATCCCACAACGTCCCCCACGCAGCAGTATTTCTCAACACCTTGCGATTGTGCATCTTCAAGTACAGTGGTTAATGCTTCATAGTTGCTGTGGATATCACCAAGAATTGCGTATTTCATGGGGAGATCATAGCGCGTGCTTATTAAAATTCAATCGCATAAAAAAAATATCGTAAAGACGCGTCCCTGTGTGATTTGGCAGGTGCCGTCCGTTACTTGTTCCATTGAGCCAGTTCACGCAGTGTATAAAGGTTGTTCCACCCGCCTTTGACCTTTCGTGCACCGCTGCGCCGGTCTGGGCTGAACTGATTGCGATGCATTTCGAAATAGGTTTCTACAAAGGCGCGACTGCCCATGATCTGCCCATCAATGAAAAAGCGGCTGGTGCACATCAGTCTTTCCGCATCTGATAGATGTAAACGTTTCTTCATTTTCTCGCGTAATGTATCCATATCCAGATATATAAGCGCAGGGTTGTTTCTAACTTCATCATACATAAGTACATGTTCATGATAATGATTTGAAACGCTTTGCCAGGAACGGGTGTCTTTGTACTTCAATGAAATGTCGTGGTGAATTAATGCTGTAATGCCGGACTGTGCTACTTTTGATCCGCCCATGGCCTCCCCGAATCCACAGAATCGATAATCTTTCGGGTCAATCACTATCTTTGCCCGTACAGGGTTCATATCTATGTACGCTGATACATAATGCAACGCTTCGCCATCTTCGATGAGTATACTTTTGAACCGTTCCTCCCACAATGTGCCTCTTCGGTGGTGACAGCGATTATACCAGCAGGAAAAACGTTGTTTTACCTGTTTCATAAACTCCGAAATATCATGCATTCGACAACGATAGCGTTGTTGATCATCTAAAACAGCCTGTCTGTTTCCCGCCTCCGTCCATTGAGCCCATCTGGCGAGTATTTCTGCCATATTTTCTTTGTCATAAAGGCAGTGCATTCGCTCAATTAGTATATTTTCCGGTACATAGGTATCTCTGTCCGGTTCTTCCAGCAACAAGTGTATATGGTTGGTCATGAGGGCATAGGTAAGAACGCGAACTCCGGTGAAAGCCTCTGTTTTTCGAATAAGAAGGCGTAATAGTTCTTTTTCAATATCACCAAGAATCATATCGCGTCCGACAACGCGTGTCATGCAGTGGTAGTAAGCAAGTTCAGATCGTTTGATTCGTTTCGTTTTCATGGGTGCAAATGTGGCGAGTTGTGTGGTGGTGTGTCAATAGGAAAATGATAAATAGACAGTAGTTATAATGGATAGCAGGAATGACAGTGGTGGGGTGGTGGTGGGACGGTGATGCTGTACGTATTTTCCTGCATATTGTGGCACAAGTGGTCGAGATACAACTACTTGTATGGAAGTAAAAAACAATCATCGAAGTCGAGTTTGCCATTGACGCAATGTGGGGCAAAGTGGTTTAAAGTGGGGCATAAGGAATGTGTGATGGAGCGACACGAAACGACGACAAAAATAGATAATGGCATGGAATTGGATCCGTTTTTCGGAACCTACAGGCATGCTATGGACGGAAAAAAGCGCCTTACAATTCCTTCTGACTGGAGAGCAAAACTGGGCGAGCCGCATTTGTTTGTTTTACCGGGAGTAAATGTGAAATGTTTGACGGTTTTTCCGGCTCGCGAGATGGCTCGAAGGCTGGAAAAGTTTCGTAATGTGTCGATCGCAGATGCCAAGGCACAGCAATTTGCTCGTGCGTTTTTTGCGAGGGCAAATCAGGTTCCGTGGGATTCCAACGGTCGGATTCGTGTGAGTGATGATTTATTGAACTGGGCCGGCTTGGATAAGCAGGTTGTTTTGGCAGGTGTAGGGACGCGCTTTGAGTTGTGGGCCCCGGAGGTATGGGATGCGTCGCAGCTTCCGATGGATTCTGCGGGATTTGAAGAAGCGGCGCAGTACATAGGGTTTTAACAGGTGAATATTTCGGATTGTAGCTGAACGGATGAAAGGACTGAAAGTATGAGAAAGGGGCGTATGGCCAAGTGGATGACGATAAACAAAACGCTGGACGGGAAGAGCGCGGATGACAGGAAATGGTTTACACTGCCTGTGAATACGAAAGAATCCAACAAGAGCGGTATTATTTCCGGAGGGTTGCGTGATGGGGAGTCGGCCGAACGCGGAGGCACAAAATTTCCGTGGTTTTTTCAATTTAAGGACTGATGGTGGATGTTTTTAGGCATGTTTCGGTATTACTGAATGAGGTGGTAGAGCATATGGCTTTACGGCCGGGCGGTGTCTATGTGGACGGAACGGCCGGTGGTGGCGGGCATGCCTTGGGACTGTTAGAAAAATCGGAAGGATCTATACAGATGATTTTAGTTGATCGTGATGCATGGGCGCTGGAGCAGGCCCGCAGGCGGCTGGATCGCTTTGCGGATCGGTGTTCTTTTGTGCACGGCAACTACTCAGAGATAAGGCAGATTGTTTCACGGAGCGGTGTGGGACATGTGGACGGAGTGCTTATGGATCTGGGTGTTTCATCATTCCAGCTGGACATGGCGGATCGCGGTTTTAGTTTTCGGCAGGAGGGTCCGTTAGATATGCGGATGGACACCTCGCAGGAGTTAACGGCCGCAGATATCGTAAATACCTGGGATGAAGTAGATCTCAAGCGTATTCTCCGGGAGTACGGTGAAGAGCGTATGGCGGGCACCGTGGCAGCGACGATTGTCAGAGAGCGGGAAAAGTCACTTTTCAGGACGACGACACAACTGGCATCGCTGGTTGAGAGAGTAAAAGGAGCCGGGGCGCATGGAGTCTCCGGGCGTCGGCGTATTCATGCGGCGACGTTGACGTTTCAGGCATTACGTATAGCAGTTAATGATGAATTGGCGGGATTAGACGTCGGTTTATCAGGCGGATTGGATGTATTGAATCCCGGTGGACGACTGGCTGTGATCGCATTTCACAGTTTAGAAGATCGTCGGGTAAAAACGTTCATGCGCAGTCACGTAGGAAGGGATGAATCGCTTCCGGAGAGTGGTTCTCGTTGGGTTGGCGAGGAACCAAGAGCAAGAGACATAACACGGAAAGCGGTTAAGGCAGAAGCCGCAGAAGCAGCAGATAATCCGCGCGCACGGTCTGCCCGCTTACGAGTTATTGAAAGGATGTAGATGATGAGTACGCCAGTGAATCGTAGAAAGGTACAGCCGGTTAATGTGTTTCCTCGCAAAGTTGCGGTGATCCTGTTGATGGTGGCTGGGTTGGCCTGTGGATATTTGTGGTTGTGGGAGCACTGCAATGATACCGCCAAACGCATCAAAACATTAGAGCGTGAACTGGCTAGGCAGCGTCGTCTGAGGCAGAATGAGGAATACAAATGGGCCAATCGGACCAGTTGTCAGAATATCGAGGCCGCATTGGCACTGCATGGTCTGGAAATGAGCTGGCCGGAAGCTGGGCAAATTGTCCATTTAGGGTTGTCGGATTGTCGCTTTGATGATCGCAAAGAGTATCAGTTAACAAAAGACGACCGTAAAACAGGATTTTCTATGGCGATGCGATGAAGCTGATGCGGGCACAATGGCGGTTTTGGCTGCTCAGCGCACTGCTGGGCATTTGTATGACAGGGCTGGGCGCACGCCTGGCTTTTTTGCATCTCGGGGAGCACTCCGGTCTGGTGGAGCGGATACGCAAGATTCGACGTTATGAGCAGGAACTGGTCGTATCGAGAGGCGGCATCCTGGACAGGAATGGAGTTCCTCTAGCGCAGGATTTGACTGTGAAAAATGTGTGTGCTGATCCTCAGCGGATCAATGAAAAGGGCTTGACCTTCTTCATTGAAAAGCAATTAGGACGTGTTTTGGGCACCGACCCGGCGGACACGCACAAGAGGTTGCAGCGTTTCAAAAGCCGTTTTCAATATATAAAAAAAGCGGTTGATTTAGATACTGCGGATCAAATTGCCGCGATGAAACTGCCGGGAGTTTTCTTTGAAGAAACCAGCAAACGAATTTACCCCAATGGTGGTCTGATGAATCATGTGGTCGGCTTTTCCAATGCGGAAGGCGTAGGCAGTGCCGGTGTTGAACTGCAGAAAAACAGTTATTTAAAAGGCGTTCCGGGGTTGCGGCTTAGTCAAAAGGACGGTCGACGCCATGAGATGTATATGCGCAGGATGATGGACATAGAACCCCAGGAAGGAGCTGACATATATCTGACTCTGGATGCCACGATACAATTTATGGTGGAGCGGGCACTGAAAAAAGCGATGGAAAAAAATCAGGCCGAGGGCGGCTGGGTGATTGTTCAGCGGGTCAAGACGGGAGAAATTCTAGCCATGGCCAGTGCTCCGTCTTTTGATCTAAACGAATATGGTCGCAGTACACCAGAGGAACAGTTGAATCGTTGTATCGGATATACCTATGAGCCTGGCTCGACGTTTAAGGTTGTGATCGTTGCAGGGGCACTCAATGATGGCATAGTGAGCGCGACGGATTCCTTCAACTGTGAGAATGGATGCTGGGTATACAATGGAAAGCCGCTGCGGGATTATCACCCAAGCGGGGTGCTGAGTGTATCTGACATTATTAAGCATTCCAGTAATATCGGTGCCGCCAAAGTGGCTGTGGCTATGGGCGAAAGGCGTGTATATAATTATTTACGAAAATTCGGATTCGGCGAAAAGACCGGGGTCGAACTGCCGGGCGAAGAAGTTGGAATATTGCATTCACCCAAACGCTGGGACGGCATTACCATCACGCGGATAGCCATGGGGCATGCCATAACGGTGACCGCGTTGCAGATGTTAAATGCGGTGTCGGCCATAGCCAATGGCGGGATGCTGATGCGTCCACAGGTGATCAGTAAAATAGTGGATCGAGAGCGTCGCGTGGTCTATCAGGCTGTTCCGGAGGCGATTCGGCAGGTGATTCGTCCAGATACCGCTAAAACGATGCGGGGTATCATGGCCGGGGTGACCGAACAGGGCGGGACAGGTCGTCGTTCCCGCATCGATGGATATCGTGTCGGCGGCAAAACAGGAACGGCGCAGAAAGTGATCAATGGCCGGTATTCTAACAAAGCCAATATGGCCTCATTTGTCGGCTTTTTCCCTGTGGAAGATCCACAGATAAGCATGATTGTTGTGGTGGATAATCCGCAACCGTTGCATTCAGGCGGTGCTGTGTCCGCTCCGGTATTTTCAGAAATAGGAACCGAGTTAGTGCGGTATTTAGCCAGTCGATCGCCTGAATGGGATATTATGCGTGATCATACACCCGGGGTGACAGAAGTCGAAAATGAGGACATCTTAGAAGAGTACGATTATATCGATTTATCGGAAGGGGAGGCCATGTGACATGCATAGAACACAGGATAGGATAATATATTTAAAAGACATCATAGACCGGCTGGGTGAGTATCGTCAGGTCGGGACGCTGGACATCCCAGTCAAAGGGATTACCTGTGATTCAAGGAAAGTTCGGATCGGCTATGTTTACGCTTCGTTAAAAGGCGCAAAGCAGGATGGACGAATATTTATTGCGGAGGCCATTCGACGAGGTGCTGTCGCCTTGCTGACAGAAGATGACTTGCCGATGTATCCCGGGATTAGCGGCCAATTGATTGTTGCTGACGCACGGAAGGCGTTGGCTTATTTATCGTCCTCCTTTTTTGGCGACCCATCGTCGCATCTGGATGTGGTCGGTGTAACAGGGACGAACGGAAAAACCACGGTATCATTTATGATTCGGGATATTCTGCGTTTCGCCGGGCGCAGGCCGGGCATGCTTGGCACGGTGCAGTACGAAATGGGGCAACGGATCATTCCAGCTGTGCGAACGACGCCAGAATCGGTAGACAATCAAATGATGATGCATCAGATGGTGATGGAAGGATGCGATAGCGCTGTCATCGAGGTTTCGTCCCATGCACTAATGCAGCACCGCGCTGCCGGCATTGACTTTAAAATGGGTGTTTTCACCAATTTAACGCCGGAGCATTTAGATTATCATAAAAGTATGGACGCCTATTTTGAAGCCAAGTGTCGCTTCTTCGAGCAAATGGAACACCAGAATGGCACTGCTCAAGCCGTCATCAATATCAGCGATGACTATGGTCGCCGCCTTGCCGATGCATGGGCTTATCATTATCCCTGTGTAACATATGGTTTAGATCCCTGTGCAGATGTGGCCGCTACGGAAATAAAAATGACATTGGCGGGAACGGCGTTCCAGCTGAAAAGTCCCTGGGGCAGGGCGGCGGTTCAAATAAAAATGCCTGGATTGCACAACGTAAGCAATGCGTTAGCCGCGATTGCGACCAGTGGGAACATGGGTGTATCTCTGGCGAATATTGTGGAGGCGCTGGCAGGTATGGAATGCGTCCCGGGCCGGCTCGAAGCCGTCCCGAACGACCATGAACTCAGTGTTTTTGTTGATTATGCGCATACGCCCGATGCGCTGCAAAACGTGGTGCATACCCTGCGTGCCATGCAGCCATCCCGCCTGATTGTTGTTTTCGGCTGCGGAGGCGACCGGGATCGTACGAAGCGGCCGCTTATGGGGCAGGTGGTTGCGGCCTCGGCAGATATCGCCATATTGACCAATGATAATCCCCGCTCAGAAAATCCCGACCAGATTGCGCAGGATGTGCTGCAGGGTGTCCATATGTCGGATGTCGGACGGGTCATCAAGATGCTGAATCGATCCGAGGCCATTCATGCGGCCATTGGATTTGCACGGCCGGGGGATATTGTATTGATTGCCGGGAAGGGGCATGAAAAATATCAGGAAGTCAATAGTGTCATTCAGCCCTTTGATGATCGTGACGAGGCCATGAAGGCCGTGGCGAAATGGGAGATGCCCGCATGAAACCCTTTGATCCCCGCTGGATGGCGCAAACGGTAAACGGTGCATGGAGCTGTTTGCCGAAGCGCTCCTTAAAACGGTTTATCCATGACAGCCGTGAGGTGCAGTCCGGAGATGTGTATGTTGCACTGATCGGCGACCGGCTGGATGGACATGATTTTGTTGATCAAGCCTTTGCCCGAGGTGCTTCGGCCGCTCTGGTGCAGGCATGTCACGCTGCTGGTTCGAAAGATCAGGCCTTGTTGCAGGTGCCGGATACACTTCTCGCTTTACAGCAGTTGGCCGGGGCGCATCGCGCCCGTTTTCGCGGGAAGATCATCGGAATCACCGGGAGTGTAGGCAAAACCACGGTCAAAGAGATGGTGTCGTCCGTTTTGGCGAAGGCGGGGCAGGTGGTGAAAACAAAAGGGAACTGGAACAACCATATCGGACTTCCCATGAGTATGTTGCAGCTGGATGACGCCACTGATTTCGGTGTTTTTGAAGCCGGCATTAATCACCCGGGCGAGATGTCGGTGCTGGCTGAAATAATGAAGCCGGACTGGGTTATTATGACGCCGGTCGGTGTATCCCACATTGAATTTTTTGATTCCGTGGAACACATCGTGCGCGAGAAACGTATGCTGGCTCAGGCGCTGCCGGCAGATGGATGTATCGTTCTGGATCAATGCAGTGACTGGTACGCGTTGTTAAAAGACGGGGTCACGTGTTCTGTTGTATCGGTGGGATTTGGTCTGGATTCGACCGTTGATGTACAGGGTATTGAAAACGTGGATTCCAATGGTTTTACCATTTGCAGCGCAGGCTGTTATTTGTCACAGTCAGCAGTGGCCGATGTCCGGCAGAAGCATTTGCGTCATGATGCATTGCTCGCCGCAGCGATTGGTTTGCAGGCAGGGCTTTCTTTGCAGGATATTGCCGATGCGTTAGGTTCGGTAAAGCCGCAGGCCATGCGAGGGACGTCATTGCAAATAGGTGAAACACGGTTTATTAACGATGCCTACAATGCTAATCCGCTGAGTATGAAGGCTTCTATAGAAGCGTTTGCCCTTCAGGTGAATCCAGCTCATGCGGTTCTTGTACTGGGCAGTATGCGCGAGCTGGGGCGGGAAGCAGACAAAGAGCATCGGGAAGTCGGCAAAATGGCTGGTGTCTATCCATGGCAAGCTGTTTTGGCTGTAGGCTCACAGGCCGCACGTATTTTGGAAGGGTTGTGCACAACCTCTTATTCGGGTGCACAGATGAATCCCGTAAACACGGCGGAAGCGGCATTGCAGCTCAGCCAGTTAAATGATGTACACCCCATTGAAGCGGTGCTGGTCAAAGCGTCGCGGGGTGATCGATTAGAGCAAGTGATCAAGGATTATCAGATGATGAAGCAAGGAAAGGCTACATAGCTATGTTGTATTATCTCCATTATTTATCGGAGCTGTTTTCTCCGTTACGTGTATTTCGCTATATCACGTTTCGCACATTGTGTGCATCGGGCACCGCCTTTCTCATCTGTTTGATTCTGGGCCCCTGGATGATCAAAATGTTGCGGATTTTGAAGTATGGCCAACAGGTTCGGCAGGATGAAGCGCGTCCGCTCCTGCAGTTCCACGGGCGTAAACAGGGAACACCTACTATGGGGGGCGTTCTGATCATTTTTTCAGTATTTGTTTCCACGCTGTTGTGGGCCGTGCCTACCAATGGATATGTCTGGCTGGTGCTTCTTACGATGATCGCGATGGGTGCCATTGGCTTTCGTGACGATTACCTGAAAATAAAGAAGAAGCAGTCTAAAGGGCTGGGGGCCTATTCGAAGCTGTTCTTTCAAACGTTGTGGGTTCTGATTGTTGTATCTATCATGCTGATGTGGCCGGAAACATCGGAACGCATGCGCACCCTTATGTTGCCCTTTATGAAAAATCCGGTAGTGACCGGTATGAGTGCCTTCGCCGTTTTTTGTTTTCTCTGGTTTGTTATGGTGGGGGCGACCAATGCGGTCAATCTCACAGATGGACTGGACGGGTTGGCCATCGGCTGCAGTAATTCTGTCGCCGTGGCCTATCTGGTGATGACCTATGTGGCCGGCCACACGATTTTTGCCAATTATTTGCAAGTGCCCTACGTGCCGCAAAGCGGAGAGCTGGCCGTTTTATGTGGCAGTCTGCTTGGTGCGGGAATGGGGTTTCTCTGGTATAACAGCCATCCGGCACGAGTATTTATGGGGGATACGGGAAGTCTGTCGCTGGGCGGCACCATTGCCATGATTGCGATC of Spartobacteria bacterium contains these proteins:
- the rsmH gene encoding 16S rRNA (cytosine(1402)-N(4))-methyltransferase RsmH, giving the protein MVDVFRHVSVLLNEVVEHMALRPGGVYVDGTAGGGGHALGLLEKSEGSIQMILVDRDAWALEQARRRLDRFADRCSFVHGNYSEIRQIVSRSGVGHVDGVLMDLGVSSFQLDMADRGFSFRQEGPLDMRMDTSQELTAADIVNTWDEVDLKRILREYGEERMAGTVAATIVREREKSLFRTTTQLASLVERVKGAGAHGVSGRRRIHAATLTFQALRIAVNDELAGLDVGLSGGLDVLNPGGRLAVIAFHSLEDRRVKTFMRSHVGRDESLPESGSRWVGEEPRARDITRKAVKAEAAEAADNPRARSARLRVIERM
- a CDS encoding division/cell wall cluster transcriptional repressor MraZ yields the protein MLYVFSCILWHKWSRYNYLYGSKKQSSKSSLPLTQCGAKWFKVGHKECVMERHETTTKIDNGMELDPFFGTYRHAMDGKKRLTIPSDWRAKLGEPHLFVLPGVNVKCLTVFPAREMARRLEKFRNVSIADAKAQQFARAFFARANQVPWDSNGRIRVSDDLLNWAGLDKQVVLAGVGTRFELWAPEVWDASQLPMDSAGFEEAAQYIGF
- the murF gene encoding UDP-N-acetylmuramoyl-tripeptide--D-alanyl-D-alanine ligase, producing MGDARMKPFDPRWMAQTVNGAWSCLPKRSLKRFIHDSREVQSGDVYVALIGDRLDGHDFVDQAFARGASAALVQACHAAGSKDQALLQVPDTLLALQQLAGAHRARFRGKIIGITGSVGKTTVKEMVSSVLAKAGQVVKTKGNWNNHIGLPMSMLQLDDATDFGVFEAGINHPGEMSVLAEIMKPDWVIMTPVGVSHIEFFDSVEHIVREKRMLAQALPADGCIVLDQCSDWYALLKDGVTCSVVSVGFGLDSTVDVQGIENVDSNGFTICSAGCYLSQSAVADVRQKHLRHDALLAAAIGLQAGLSLQDIADALGSVKPQAMRGTSLQIGETRFINDAYNANPLSMKASIEAFALQVNPAHAVLVLGSMRELGREADKEHREVGKMAGVYPWQAVLAVGSQAARILEGLCTTSYSGAQMNPVNTAEAALQLSQLNDVHPIEAVLVKASRGDRLEQVIKDYQMMKQGKAT
- a CDS encoding phospho-N-acetylmuramoyl-pentapeptide-transferase, with translation MLYYLHYLSELFSPLRVFRYITFRTLCASGTAFLICLILGPWMIKMLRILKYGQQVRQDEARPLLQFHGRKQGTPTMGGVLIIFSVFVSTLLWAVPTNGYVWLVLLTMIAMGAIGFRDDYLKIKKKQSKGLGAYSKLFFQTLWVLIVVSIMLMWPETSERMRTLMLPFMKNPVVTGMSAFAVFCFLWFVMVGATNAVNLTDGLDGLAIGCSNSVAVAYLVMTYVAGHTIFANYLQVPYVPQSGELAVLCGSLLGAGMGFLWYNSHPARVFMGDTGSLSLGGTIAMIAILINQEVVLVIVGLVFVLEALSVLIQVSYFKYSRMRYGQGRRVFRCAPLHHHFELLEKEQAEKEGRDVEVVETMITTRFWILSIICTLIGLATLKLR
- a CDS encoding penicillin-binding protein 2; protein product: MKLMRAQWRFWLLSALLGICMTGLGARLAFLHLGEHSGLVERIRKIRRYEQELVVSRGGILDRNGVPLAQDLTVKNVCADPQRINEKGLTFFIEKQLGRVLGTDPADTHKRLQRFKSRFQYIKKAVDLDTADQIAAMKLPGVFFEETSKRIYPNGGLMNHVVGFSNAEGVGSAGVELQKNSYLKGVPGLRLSQKDGRRHEMYMRRMMDIEPQEGADIYLTLDATIQFMVERALKKAMEKNQAEGGWVIVQRVKTGEILAMASAPSFDLNEYGRSTPEEQLNRCIGYTYEPGSTFKVVIVAGALNDGIVSATDSFNCENGCWVYNGKPLRDYHPSGVLSVSDIIKHSSNIGAAKVAVAMGERRVYNYLRKFGFGEKTGVELPGEEVGILHSPKRWDGITITRIAMGHAITVTALQMLNAVSAIANGGMLMRPQVISKIVDRERRVVYQAVPEAIRQVIRPDTAKTMRGIMAGVTEQGGTGRRSRIDGYRVGGKTGTAQKVINGRYSNKANMASFVGFFPVEDPQISMIVVVDNPQPLHSGGAVSAPVFSEIGTELVRYLASRSPEWDIMRDHTPGVTEVENEDILEEYDYIDLSEGEAM
- a CDS encoding UDP-N-acetylmuramoyl-L-alanyl-D-glutamate--2,6-diaminopimelate ligase; this encodes MHRTQDRIIYLKDIIDRLGEYRQVGTLDIPVKGITCDSRKVRIGYVYASLKGAKQDGRIFIAEAIRRGAVALLTEDDLPMYPGISGQLIVADARKALAYLSSSFFGDPSSHLDVVGVTGTNGKTTVSFMIRDILRFAGRRPGMLGTVQYEMGQRIIPAVRTTPESVDNQMMMHQMVMEGCDSAVIEVSSHALMQHRAAGIDFKMGVFTNLTPEHLDYHKSMDAYFEAKCRFFEQMEHQNGTAQAVINISDDYGRRLADAWAYHYPCVTYGLDPCADVAATEIKMTLAGTAFQLKSPWGRAAVQIKMPGLHNVSNALAAIATSGNMGVSLANIVEALAGMECVPGRLEAVPNDHELSVFVDYAHTPDALQNVVHTLRAMQPSRLIVVFGCGGDRDRTKRPLMGQVVAASADIAILTNDNPRSENPDQIAQDVLQGVHMSDVGRVIKMLNRSEAIHAAIGFARPGDIVLIAGKGHEKYQEVNSVIQPFDDRDEAMKAVAKWEMPA
- a CDS encoding metallophosphoesterase, which gives rise to MKYAILGDIHSNYEALTTVLEDAQSQGVEKYCCVGDVVGYNANPSECLALIRDIGTITVRGNHDHYCSFNMNLKNFHPLAAEVVDWTRQILTEEERDYLRELPLYKSENIFTIVHSTLDTPSSWGYVFDRLDAESSFAYQTTQICFYGHTHVPMCFEKRVEVTLMRYEKFRVEPGCKYFINVGSVGQPRDGDPRSAYVIYDSDFKTVECRRLAYDIEKTQEKIRRNGLPERLAQRLALGK